From the Streptomyces sp. KMM 9044 genome, one window contains:
- a CDS encoding type II toxin-antitoxin system RelE family toxin, giving the protein MVHTVEDGGLIVWVLTVGNRREVYRQVP; this is encoded by the coding sequence GTGGTCCACACCGTCGAGGACGGTGGGCTCATCGTGTGGGTCCTGACCGTGGGCAACCGTCGCGAGGTCTACCGTCAGGTTCCCTAA
- a CDS encoding ATP-binding protein: MHDTVELVVAELAADAVTHGRIPGRDAELRLSRNTEGARVRVEVSDARGERLPVPAPDGEPLAGGGRGLALVSALVEEWGVAERPGTAVRAPAGRGPATPRAPGPTRHAASPRRRRHGARPTTSRCGTRAGANRSTGGA, translated from the coding sequence GTGCACGACACCGTCGAGCTGGTCGTGGCCGAGCTGGCCGCCGACGCCGTCACCCACGGCCGGATTCCCGGCCGGGACGCCGAGCTGCGGCTCAGCAGGAACACGGAGGGGGCCCGGGTACGCGTGGAGGTGAGCGACGCGCGCGGTGAGCGGCTGCCCGTCCCGGCGCCGGACGGTGAACCGCTCGCAGGGGGCGGCCGGGGCCTTGCCCTCGTCTCGGCACTCGTCGAGGAGTGGGGCGTCGCCGAGCGGCCGGGAACTGCTGTGCGGGCTCCGGCGGGTCGAGGTCCGGCCACACCTCGAGCGCCCGGCCCGACGCGGCACGCAGCGTCGCCACGTCGACGACGGCACGGGGCTCGGCCGACGACTTCCCGCTGCGGCACCCGCGCGGGTGCGAACCGGTCGACGGGCGGCGCATAG